The Mytilus trossulus isolate FHL-02 chromosome 13, PNRI_Mtr1.1.1.hap1, whole genome shotgun sequence genome has a segment encoding these proteins:
- the LOC134694462 gene encoding microfibril-associated glycoprotein 4-like, with product MIAGCVAVNYRKDLKICDVLDELDVGENLNVEAGSIYAKNSIWSKTLAGSCADYTCFAGDKCVELETGGVSSAYVYCKDPVQKAYNATCIETFGLYKNLKAGNQFKCKAGFLMIGLPFLKCNDNGEWNKMFCCRDMDILPRDCSDIPHECGSGVYTISLEDQQFDVYCDMDTAGFGWTVFQTRTDGTINFYRGWSDYEVGFGNLKHEFWLGNKFIHLLTSTARYKLYIHLEDFDGNSRYAEYIEFSIGDAATNYILNVDGYSGNAGDSLMISGKHNHNGMMFSTIDRDNDKSPDNCAKRFKGAWWYHACHKANLNGAYLGGQIPSYADGIIWYTWKGYDYSLKSTKMMIKRY from the exons ATGATAGCCGGGTGCGTCGCTGTGAATTATAGAAAGGATCTGAAAATATGCGATGTACTTGACGAATTAGATGTTGGAGAAAATCTGAACGTAGAGGCTGGAAGTATCTATGCTAAAAATTCAATCTGGTCTAAG ACTTTAGCTGGATCATGTGCAGACTACACCTGTTTTGCCGGAGATAAATGTGTAGAACTTGAAACTGGTGGGGTTAGCTCTGCATACGTTT ATTGTAAGGATCCTGTTCAAAAAGCGTATAATGCTACTTGTATCGAAACGTTTGGCTTATATAAAAATCTGAAAGCTGGAAATCAATTCAAATGTAAAGCAGGGTTTTTGATGATAGGACTTCCTTTCTTGAAATGTAATGATAATGGAGAATGGAATAAGATGTTCTGCTGCAGAGATATGG ATATTCTACCACGTGACTGCAGTGACATACCACATGAATGTGGCTCAGGTGTATACACAATTTCTCTAGAAGATCAACAGTTTGATGTGTACTGTGATATGGACACAGCCGGATTTGGATGGACT GTTTTTCAAACGAGGACAGATGGAACTATCAATTTTTACAGAGGATGGTCTGATTATGAGGTTGGATTTGGAAATTTGAAACATGAGTTTTGGTTAG GGAACAAGTTTATCCATCTCCTTACATCAACTGCCCGGTACAAGCTTTACATTCATCTTGAAGATTTCGATGGGAATTCGAGATATGCAGAGTACATCGAATTCAGTATTGGAGATGCTGCcacaaattatattttgaatgttGATGGATATAGTGGGAATGCag GAGATAGCCTTATGATTTCTGGCAAACATAACCACAACGGTATGATGTTTTCTACCATAGATAGGGATAACGACAAGTCTCCAGATAACTGTGCAAAAAGGTTCAAGGGAGCATGGTGGTACCATGCATGTCATAAGGCGAATTTAAATGGAGCATATTTGGGTGGACAAATTCCTTCTTACGCTGATGGTATTATATGGTATACATGGAAAGGATATGATTATTCATTGAAGTCTACTAAAATGATGATTAAACGATACTAA